One part of the Thermococcus sp. JdF3 genome encodes these proteins:
- a CDS encoding BtpA/SgcQ family protein has translation MDFERKPLIGMVHLKPLPGSYLYEGNLDAVIESALRDARTLEKAGFDAVMVENFGDVPFPKVVDKTTVAAFTAVTKAIRDEVSVPLGINVLRNDGIAAYSIAYAVKADFIRVNVLSGVAYTDQGVIEGIAHELARLRKLLPSKIKVFADVHVKHAVHFFDFEDAIRDTVERGLADAIVVSGRATGKPVDVEKLALAKRISPVPVVVGSGTSYDNLPGLWKYADAFIVGTWIKRDGKVENEVSLERAGKLVELANKLRKASP, from the coding sequence ATGGACTTCGAGAGAAAGCCTCTCATAGGGATGGTTCATCTCAAGCCACTTCCGGGTTCCTACCTATACGAGGGGAATCTCGATGCAGTCATCGAGTCCGCCCTGAGGGATGCAAGAACGCTGGAAAAAGCTGGTTTCGACGCGGTAATGGTGGAAAACTTCGGCGACGTCCCCTTCCCGAAGGTGGTCGATAAAACCACCGTCGCGGCCTTTACTGCCGTGACCAAGGCCATAAGGGACGAGGTGAGCGTTCCCCTCGGAATAAACGTTCTCCGCAACGACGGGATCGCCGCTTACTCCATAGCCTACGCCGTCAAGGCCGACTTCATAAGGGTGAACGTGCTGAGCGGTGTGGCTTACACGGACCAAGGCGTAATCGAGGGCATCGCCCACGAGCTGGCGAGGCTCAGAAAGCTCCTTCCAAGCAAAATAAAGGTCTTCGCCGACGTTCACGTCAAGCACGCGGTCCACTTCTTCGACTTCGAGGACGCCATAAGGGACACCGTCGAGCGCGGCCTTGCCGATGCAATCGTCGTCAGCGGCAGAGCAACCGGAAAACCCGTCGATGTGGAAAAGCTCGCCCTGGCTAAGAGAATCTCGCCGGTACCAGTGGTGGTGGGTTCGGGCACTTCCTACGACAACCTCCCGGGGCTCTGGAAATACGCCGATGCCTTCATAGTGGGCACGTGGATCAAGCGTGATGGAAAGGTCGAGAACGAGGTCTCCCTCGAAAGGGCTGGAAAGCTGGTGGAACTGGCGAATAAACTTCGGAAGGCTTCTCCCTAA
- a CDS encoding transglutaminase domain-containing protein, with translation MVRRKYIAFLTLTLLSLLLVSVVLGPALIEVPPGTKSIEEILAPKLPSGNETNETGPPAEVPASPRFVLLVTGAAHTHYLRLNVYTDYVDGRWLTGNATLVPSNVIAPPEIKVPHHSERDNITVVSFLPLSGNLFTSLYTTRVDGAGAEVIPEYNLFRTPLNVTAYSLSAVGYTFDMPYLVNLTAGNMTGYLSAPNDTRLAALAESITTGARSDYWKALLITGYLEGNFRHVENVTPPEGADRLTWFLFESKAGSSYDFASAFVVLARLNGLPARLVEGVYIDAIPRTQVVTEKNRHFWAEVYFNGAGWLTFDPLHPTDQNVYMPFELEAPEVLMPLEPGSSGTVTIKFERVASGGNASVAVDVPTLGRIALIRESGIYNLTVGPFEEPGYYPVMVRASDREGNSLTRIVPVTVPGNVSALPDPVTAYLRKNDALTVELTVPGTGEVSLKTESPLVDSWFSIETLRNETKVYVRLIPPDDYPNGWHIENLTVMRGADEYKLHLPVFVVERTEIKAEVPRAVTAGDSFVINGTVEGSVTGERPRRGSVAAFINDGERDVLIGHANASNGTFALPVKIPVYLSPGTKQVLIYYLTPLGYPYLPSGATFTVEVRGLARFSMPGLILARPGNVTVIGSLLSGAGRPIANVSIEYYLDGRPLGETTALADGRFSLVLQLPTIERHVLTVRYPGSPVYSPSAMNVTVATVELEVPERITGEIGEPIGISGKVVGIEGAALQAYVFPGKTYPIDVTNGSFELTIEPFRTVGERSVEFRHDTRTLGRTTVAVLSPVEIELLTPRAEGEKTAALRFRVIDSANNPVSGVYLNVSVDGFEMRVMTNGSGIATLKVPVPEKETNATVAVTFDGSSYYLPASGRFHVVIARKREIPWAYIAIALVIGALIVRYRLVRRKPEKREVEKVLKIIFNNGIPVFREGETVELSIECEGKAELYVDGKPAGKGRDFTLALEVGEHTIEARCGELIERATVRIVARYDDAVVDYYERCFLPWARGTGLDVEGMTPREIAAALTDMMYPWEPLDTLTEVFERAKYRTVEVSRGEFIRFYRSLLELVGGGCIV, from the coding sequence ATGGTGAGGCGGAAATACATCGCCTTTCTCACTCTGACACTGCTCTCCCTCCTCCTTGTCTCCGTCGTGCTTGGACCAGCCCTCATCGAGGTCCCACCCGGAACCAAGAGCATCGAGGAGATACTAGCCCCGAAACTTCCATCCGGGAACGAGACCAACGAAACCGGACCGCCGGCCGAGGTTCCGGCTTCTCCCCGCTTCGTTCTCCTCGTAACCGGCGCGGCCCACACCCACTACCTCCGGCTCAACGTCTACACCGACTACGTGGACGGGAGGTGGCTGACCGGGAACGCGACGTTGGTTCCAAGCAACGTTATAGCCCCTCCTGAGATAAAAGTCCCCCATCACAGCGAAAGGGACAACATCACGGTCGTCTCGTTCCTTCCCCTCAGCGGGAACCTCTTCACCTCCCTCTACACGACCCGCGTTGACGGCGCCGGGGCGGAGGTGATTCCGGAGTACAACCTCTTCAGAACACCCCTGAACGTGACCGCGTACTCCCTCTCAGCGGTGGGCTACACCTTTGACATGCCCTACCTGGTAAACCTCACCGCAGGGAACATGACGGGGTACCTGTCGGCCCCCAACGACACCCGGCTGGCGGCCCTGGCGGAGAGCATAACGACGGGGGCACGCTCGGACTACTGGAAGGCGCTCCTTATAACCGGATACCTGGAGGGCAACTTCAGGCACGTGGAAAACGTGACTCCCCCCGAGGGGGCGGACAGGCTGACGTGGTTCCTGTTTGAATCAAAGGCAGGCAGCTCCTACGACTTCGCCTCCGCCTTCGTGGTTCTGGCCAGACTGAACGGCCTTCCCGCGAGGCTCGTCGAGGGAGTTTACATCGATGCAATCCCCCGGACCCAGGTCGTGACCGAAAAGAACAGACACTTCTGGGCGGAGGTTTACTTTAACGGGGCCGGGTGGCTGACCTTTGACCCCCTGCACCCCACAGATCAGAACGTGTACATGCCCTTCGAACTGGAGGCACCCGAGGTTCTGATGCCCCTGGAGCCCGGTTCCTCCGGAACGGTTACGATAAAGTTCGAGCGGGTCGCGAGCGGCGGGAACGCGAGCGTTGCCGTGGACGTTCCAACCCTCGGGAGGATAGCGCTCATCAGGGAGTCAGGGATATACAACCTGACGGTAGGGCCATTTGAAGAGCCAGGTTACTATCCTGTCATGGTCAGGGCATCGGACAGGGAAGGGAACTCGCTGACACGGATCGTCCCGGTGACTGTCCCGGGAAACGTGAGCGCCCTGCCCGACCCGGTCACGGCGTACCTGCGCAAGAACGATGCGCTTACGGTGGAGCTCACCGTGCCAGGCACCGGAGAGGTGAGCCTCAAAACGGAATCCCCCCTGGTGGATTCCTGGTTCTCCATCGAAACCCTGCGGAACGAGACCAAGGTGTACGTCAGGCTAATTCCACCCGATGACTACCCAAACGGCTGGCACATCGAGAACCTCACGGTCATGCGGGGTGCGGATGAATACAAACTCCACCTCCCGGTTTTCGTAGTGGAGCGAACCGAAATAAAAGCGGAGGTACCGAGAGCGGTGACCGCGGGGGACTCGTTCGTTATAAATGGAACCGTGGAGGGCAGTGTCACGGGTGAACGACCGCGCCGGGGAAGCGTGGCGGCGTTCATAAACGACGGGGAAAGGGATGTCCTGATAGGCCACGCAAACGCATCCAACGGGACCTTCGCGCTCCCCGTTAAAATCCCGGTGTACCTCTCCCCCGGAACTAAGCAGGTCCTCATATACTACCTCACTCCCCTCGGATACCCCTACCTCCCATCCGGGGCCACATTCACGGTCGAAGTCAGGGGGCTGGCCAGATTCTCGATGCCTGGGCTGATCCTGGCCAGACCCGGCAACGTCACGGTCATCGGCAGCCTCCTCAGCGGGGCTGGGAGACCGATAGCCAATGTCAGCATTGAATACTACCTCGATGGAAGGCCCCTCGGAGAGACCACCGCCCTCGCGGACGGCAGGTTCTCCCTGGTTCTCCAGCTCCCCACGATTGAGAGGCACGTGCTGACCGTGAGGTACCCCGGAAGTCCCGTTTACTCCCCGTCCGCCATGAACGTCACGGTGGCGACCGTTGAGCTGGAGGTTCCGGAGAGGATAACCGGAGAAATCGGGGAGCCCATCGGAATCAGCGGAAAGGTCGTTGGGATTGAAGGTGCGGCCCTTCAGGCCTATGTGTTCCCGGGAAAGACCTATCCGATAGACGTGACCAACGGAAGCTTTGAGCTGACGATCGAACCCTTCCGGACCGTCGGGGAAAGGTCCGTGGAATTCCGCCATGACACCAGGACCCTGGGAAGAACAACGGTGGCGGTTCTTTCACCGGTGGAAATAGAGCTCCTGACGCCGAGGGCGGAGGGCGAAAAAACCGCGGCGCTGAGGTTCAGGGTCATTGATTCCGCCAACAATCCGGTAAGCGGAGTTTACCTCAACGTCAGCGTGGACGGGTTCGAAATGCGGGTAATGACCAACGGTTCTGGAATAGCCACCCTCAAAGTCCCCGTGCCGGAGAAGGAAACCAACGCAACTGTGGCGGTAACCTTCGACGGCTCCTCATACTACCTGCCGGCGAGCGGGAGGTTCCACGTCGTGATAGCCAGAAAACGGGAAATCCCCTGGGCCTACATTGCCATAGCTCTGGTTATCGGTGCACTGATAGTCAGGTACCGTCTCGTGAGAAGAAAACCGGAGAAAAGGGAGGTGGAGAAGGTTCTGAAGATTATCTTCAACAACGGTATTCCCGTATTCAGGGAGGGGGAAACGGTGGAGCTGAGCATCGAGTGCGAGGGAAAGGCGGAGCTTTACGTTGATGGAAAGCCAGCAGGAAAGGGCAGGGACTTCACCCTGGCCCTGGAAGTTGGGGAACACACCATAGAGGCCCGCTGCGGGGAGCTCATCGAGCGTGCGACCGTGAGGATAGTGGCCCGCTACGACGACGCCGTGGTCGATTACTACGAGAGGTGCTTCCTGCCATGGGCCAGAGGGACCGGCCTGGACGTCGAAGGGATGACCCCCAGGGAGATAGCCGCGGCCCTGACGGACATGATGTACCCCTGGGAGCCCCTGGATACCCTGACGGAGGTCTTCGAGAGGGCCAAGTACCGCACGGTCGAGGTGTCGCGGGGGGAGTTCATCAGATTTTACCGCTCGCTCCTCGAGCTGGTTGGAGGTGGCTGCATTGTTTAA
- a CDS encoding MoxR family ATPase: MTEIEEASKKLEEIVERISTVYIGNEEVIRKTLAAALVNGNVLFEDYPGLGKTLLAKAFGRVLGLKYTRVQFTPDLLPADILGTKVWRQNLGTFELIKGPIFTHVLLADEINRAPPKTQSALLEAMEERQVTIEGETFPLERPFFVIATQNPIEFEGTYPLPEAQLDRFLLRLRVGYPKSLEDEMAILEARLSWRKDDPTADMEPMIDRETFVRIQDLVEERIFTSRDIVRYISELVRNARADSRVEAGPSPRGGIALMKVAKANALLEGRDYVLPDDVKAFAIDALAHRVVIRAEYSFEGIRGEDVIMEALEKTPVPKGAEGR; this comes from the coding sequence ATGACCGAGATTGAGGAAGCCTCCAAGAAGCTTGAAGAGATTGTGGAGAGAATTTCAACCGTCTACATCGGAAACGAGGAAGTCATAAGGAAGACCCTGGCGGCGGCTCTCGTCAACGGGAACGTCCTCTTTGAGGACTACCCCGGCCTGGGGAAGACACTCCTGGCCAAAGCCTTTGGGAGGGTTCTGGGCCTGAAATACACCCGCGTTCAGTTCACCCCGGACCTGCTCCCCGCGGACATACTGGGAACGAAGGTGTGGCGCCAGAACCTCGGGACGTTCGAGCTCATAAAGGGGCCGATCTTCACCCACGTCCTTCTGGCGGACGAGATAAACCGCGCTCCCCCCAAGACCCAGTCCGCTCTACTCGAGGCAATGGAGGAGCGCCAGGTCACGATAGAGGGTGAGACCTTCCCCCTGGAGCGGCCGTTCTTCGTCATCGCAACACAGAACCCGATAGAGTTCGAGGGAACCTACCCCCTCCCCGAGGCCCAGCTCGACAGGTTCCTCCTCAGGCTGCGCGTGGGCTATCCAAAGAGCCTGGAAGATGAGATGGCAATCCTCGAAGCGCGTTTGAGCTGGAGAAAGGACGACCCAACGGCGGACATGGAACCGATGATCGACAGAGAGACGTTCGTAAGAATCCAGGACCTCGTGGAGGAGAGAATTTTCACCAGCAGGGACATCGTGAGGTACATCTCGGAGCTCGTGAGGAACGCCCGGGCGGATTCCAGGGTGGAGGCCGGCCCGAGTCCCAGGGGCGGAATCGCATTGATGAAGGTGGCAAAGGCAAACGCCCTTCTGGAGGGCAGGGACTACGTTCTCCCCGACGACGTCAAGGCCTTCGCCATCGACGCCCTGGCCCACAGGGTCGTCATCAGGGCGGAGTACTCCTTCGAGGGCATCAGGGGAGAGGACGTTATAATGGAAGCCCTGGAAAAGACCCCCGTTCCCAAAGGGGCGGAAGGAAGATGA
- a CDS encoding DUF58 domain-containing protein: MRKNLTGYLLWALLMGTLFLSPGMIGLATVPLSILALGTLIEPPKGITVVRRISRREVRLGEEVEVRVRVTVERGMGIVVVRDPLPGSVALTGGSSVGVFFKGLKPLQVEYTYRIKPVLRGVYTLPRSEVTTRSPLGTRYLWGLYGEELRIRAVPRVLREVSVIETRRKARISVPETSYSIRGPISTDFKEIRNYQTGDPMKLINWKATARMGEVLVNEFEREGKKTVLFIVDAREAMKIGKESESPYEHAMNLVASMAHRFLRKDYHVGLYLLGAGKFIPPATGPRQLHEIVRTMMSFERVQTEEERLDDAVERLRRILIQYTPLVVYVSNILEGTWTETRRGMLTVRAMGRGRTRPMVIDISVYPTLDPGTGTLMEMEKRAIMEDLEKTGARVIRWLPGEEETGRIVTRLLGEIR, translated from the coding sequence ATGAGGAAGAACCTGACGGGCTACCTCCTATGGGCACTCCTCATGGGGACGCTTTTTCTCTCCCCCGGGATGATAGGCCTGGCCACGGTGCCCCTCTCCATCCTGGCCCTCGGGACGCTGATCGAACCGCCGAAGGGCATAACCGTGGTGAGGAGGATATCCAGGAGGGAGGTGCGGCTCGGCGAGGAGGTCGAGGTCAGGGTGCGCGTCACGGTCGAACGCGGCATGGGCATAGTGGTCGTCAGGGACCCCCTGCCCGGGAGCGTGGCGCTGACCGGGGGCAGCAGCGTCGGGGTATTCTTCAAGGGGCTCAAGCCACTGCAGGTTGAATACACATACAGGATAAAGCCCGTCCTCAGGGGCGTTTACACCCTGCCCAGGAGCGAGGTGACCACAAGGAGTCCCCTCGGGACCCGCTATCTGTGGGGGCTCTACGGGGAGGAGCTGAGGATAAGGGCCGTTCCCAGGGTGCTGAGAGAGGTATCGGTGATTGAAACCCGGAGAAAGGCCAGAATAAGCGTCCCGGAGACGAGCTACTCCATAAGGGGGCCCATCTCAACGGACTTCAAGGAGATAAGGAACTACCAGACGGGGGATCCGATGAAGCTCATAAACTGGAAGGCGACCGCGAGGATGGGGGAGGTGCTCGTCAACGAGTTCGAGAGGGAAGGAAAGAAGACCGTGCTCTTCATTGTGGACGCCCGGGAGGCGATGAAGATAGGAAAGGAGAGCGAGAGCCCCTACGAACACGCCATGAACCTCGTGGCCTCCATGGCCCACCGCTTCCTGAGAAAGGATTACCACGTGGGGCTCTATCTGCTGGGAGCGGGAAAGTTCATCCCACCCGCCACGGGACCCAGACAGCTCCATGAAATCGTTAGAACCATGATGAGCTTTGAGAGGGTCCAAACTGAGGAGGAAAGGCTCGACGACGCGGTGGAGAGGCTGAGGAGGATACTCATCCAGTACACTCCCCTGGTGGTCTACGTCTCCAACATCCTGGAGGGAACGTGGACCGAGACGAGGAGGGGAATGCTCACCGTGAGGGCCATGGGGCGGGGCAGGACGAGGCCTATGGTGATAGACATCTCGGTCTATCCGACCCTCGACCCGGGGACCGGGACGCTGATGGAGATGGAGAAGAGGGCGATAATGGAAGACCTGGAGAAAACCGGAGCCCGCGTCATCCGCTGGCTGCCCGGCGAGGAGGAAACGGGCAGGATAGTAACCAGGCTTCTGGGGGAGATAAGATGA